A single Microtus ochrogaster isolate Prairie Vole_2 linkage group LG3, MicOch1.0, whole genome shotgun sequence DNA region contains:
- the Neurod6 gene encoding neurogenic differentiation factor 6 — protein MLTLPFDESVIMPESQMCRKFARQCEDQKQIKKPESFPKQVVLRGKSIKRAPGEETEKEEEEEDREEEDENGLPRRRGLRKKKTTKLRLERVKFRRQEANARERNRMHGLNDALDNLRKVVPCYSKTQKLSKIETLRLAKNYIWALSEILRIGKRPDLLTFVQNLCKGLSQPTTNLVAGCLQLNARSFLMGQGGEAAHHTRSPYSTFYPPYHSPELATPPGHGTLDNSKSMKPYNYCSAYESFYESASPECASPQFEGPLSPPPINYNGIFSLKQEETLDYGKNYNYGMHYCAVPPRGPLGQGAMFRLPTDSHFPYDLHLRSQSLTMQDELNAVFHN, from the coding sequence ATGTTAACACTACCGTTTGACGAGTCTGTCATAATGCCCGAATCCCAGATGTGCAGAAAGTTTGCTAGACAATGCGAGGATCAGAAACAAATTAAGAAGCCAGAGAGCTTTCCCAAACAAGTTGTCCTTCGAGGAAAGAGCATTAAACGGGCCCCTGGAGAAGAAAccgagaaagaggaggaggaggaagacagagaagaagaagatgaaaatgGCTTGCCCAGAAGGAGgggtctcaggaaaaaaaagaccaCCAAACTACGACTGGAAAGGGTCAAGTTCAGGAGACAGGAAGCCAATGCGCGCGAGAGGAACCGGATGCATGGCCTCAATGACGCTCTGGACAATTTGCGAAAAGTGGTCCCCTGTTACTCTAAAACCCAAAAACTGTCCAAAATAGAAACTTTACGGCTGGCCAAAAACTACATCTGGGCACTTTCCGAAATTCTGAGGATTGGCAAGAGACCAGATCTGCTCACGTTCGTCCAAAACTTATGCAAAGGTCTTTCCCAGCCAACGACAAACTTGGTGGCAGGCTGCTTACAGCTCAACGCCAGGAGTTTCCTGATGGGTCAGGGTGGGGAGGCTGCACATCACACAAGGTCACCCTACTCCACATTCTACCCACCCTACCATAGCCCTGAGCTGGCCACTCCCCCAGGGCATGGGACTCTTGATAATTCCAAGTCCATGAAGCCCTACAATTACTGCAGTGCGTATGAATCCTTCTATGAAAGTGCTTCCCCTGAGTGTGCCAGCCCTCAGTTTGAAGGTCCCTTAAGTCCTCCCCCAATTAACTATAATGGGATATTTTCCCTGAAGCAAGAAGAAACCTTGGACTATGGCAAAAATTACAATTATGGCATGCATTACTGTGCAGTGCCACCCAGGGGTCCCCTTGGGCAGGGTGCCATGTTCAGGTTGCCCACCGACAGCCACTTCCCTTATGACTTACATCTGCGCAGCCAATCTCTCACTATGCAAGATGAATTAAATGCAGTTTTTCATAattaa